The DNA segment GTGGGATcaggagaaaaaaaatatccCAATTTCTATCGGGACGGGAATCGGGTAAGGGGGTTACGGGACGGGTATCCCGACCCGATTCCACCCCTAGCTGCACTCCTCTATCAACTTCACTGTTTCAAACTCTTTAAGCTTTCTCTTCCTCGCCATCACATCCTTCATGAATTTTGCATAATGCGGCATCtgttccaaagcatcagcgaatgaaatattaatatgaattttcttgaagatatcaagaaacttagaaaacttctcatccaacgctttcttcttgaaccgctgaggATATGGCAGAACAACTTTTGGCACAGGCGGTTTCTCAGGCACAACTGCAGACTTGCTGGAATTTTGGCTATCAGATTTTTCAGACTCTACCACAATCTCTTCAACTTCTTCATCATCCACTGCCTTCGGCTTATCTGTTCCAAGTTCCTTGTCACTTCTAAAAATAACAACCTTGCATTGCTCTCTAGGAttaacctcagtattgctaggaaaaGATCCTCTCTGCTGATTCATCAAGGCATTTGCAAGTTGACCAATTTgtatttcaagatttttcatagaaGCACCCACATTGGTCAAGTGTATCTCCATATTATCAAGTTTATTCTCAGTTCTTTCAAATCTTTTTGTGGACTCAGAAATAAAATTACCAACCAAATCCTCCAAAGATGATCTACCCTCATCCTTTTGATTATTGAACCCCGGTGGATGATTcaatacattattattatttgcatatgaaaaattctcatgattacgcaaactaggatgatattgattgggtataggattacctcgatagttgttgtaatttctgttgttcacatattgagcttgctccacactctcaaatACATCAGGAGAATTTACGAAAGTCGCCAGTGATGCTGTCTTAATAGAAACTTTATTTCCTTtggtcagtgcagccaactgtgtagaaatagtagccatctgagcagtcaaagcagttaacgcatcaacctcatgaattccagcaggcTTTCTTATCGCAGATCTCTCGTTCAgccactgataactgttaaTAGTCATCTGTTCAAGCATCTCATATGCATCCGCAGGAAATTTAGAGAATATCGAACCACCAGTAGCAGCATCCACAGAAAGACGAGTtggcccattcaaaccattgtagaataattcgatctgttcccaatctggaaAATTTTGGTTCGGACCCTTCCTAAGAAATTCCTTGTAGTGCTCCCAAGATTCATACAATAACTTATGATCTTGCTGTTTGAAGGTTGTGATCTCAATTTTCAGCTGGGCAGACTTGGCAAATGGAAAGTACTTAGCTAGAAATTTAGATGTCATGTCTTCCCATGTAGTGATGCTCCCAAGAGGTaatgactgcaaccaactacgagcattgtACCTAAGAGAGAATGAGAACAATCGTAGTCTGATGGTGTCttcagtaacaccatgaattttcactgtgtcagcaatctccaGAAAGGTGCGCAGATGCaaatttggatcttcagtagctTCACCCCTGAATTGATTttgctgcaccatattaatcaaagctggcttcaactcaaaattatttgttgTGATATTCTGCCTagctatcccagaataatgattattgatcaccggtcgaaagtgatctctgatcggcaccggagcattattgacagctcTTTCCCTTTCCtcagccatttgttgcaactcttctcttctaacttttctcaaagctttggcagttttctcgatttccggatcaaagagcagtgagtcgtaactttggctttttcgcataaactgcatagagaggaaaaatttaaaattagaaccaaaaaaataaaataaaatgctctaactcaaaattaagactaattagcacaatttaatataaatcaaataaaattcactccccgacaacggcgccaaaaacttgttgcgtaattttgtgcccgcaagtgcacggtgtcaagttttaatatagaaaatgagtctaagtcgatcccacggagaatgaataaaatgatattatattaaatatttgcaactaatcaaatcttaatcctatgtagagctacgagaatgatttgagttatatcaaactaaaatttgcaataaataaaattaattaacgacGAGTTCGCAAGACAAAAATTCAATGAGAGACAAATTCTAGAGGTTCGACATCACTTAACCATCCACCAAGTTAATTcataaagaaatatatatcataaatttttctagtttattagccaagaattcctattattttctactacctctctcgagtgtcaagcaaaaattcgtattcaatggcaaactcaatatctctatcaaagttcaattattaaatccggtaaatagcacaagaattcttctatgacttctatggagttatatgcctctcaaacaatataaacaccaaagatgcattttcctatgtcgtattcaaaatctcctctctcgagtgatagattctaaataaaatatcattcaatctatggccagtaaattgaacgcaatcaattcaggaaaacacaaataaaccgaatgaataattctaatatatcaatcaaaatatcaaaaacatggtTTCAAGTCAAACTACGTCATCCCTCTAGACAaaggaattagttcataatgaaaataaaaatcaaacaaagcatgttcttgaacatcattcaaaaattaggagaaagaatgaaataaaaacaaaGGTAGATGATGCTTCTCCGTCTCAGGTAGTCGCTTCGTCCGTCTTCGTGCCAAGAATGCTTTTTCTCCCTTTTCCCTGGTCTCTAGCCATCTCTAGCCTTCAAAAACTGATTAAAACCCTCGTTTCTAATCTGATATATGCCAAAGAGTCCTTTTAAAGTTCGAGActaaaagtttccaaaaatacgaCACGTCAGGCGTGGGTGCGCCGCGTTTTTGGGTTCCAGGGCATGGGTGCGCTGTACTAGGGTGCAGGGGCGCTGATCGCCGATAAATTTCTCAAAATAAGAGCTACAAGGTGCGGGTGCGCCGTTCCGGGCGCGGGTGCGCTACAGCGCATCCAGCTCGCGCAAcattcttgcaaaaatcataacttgagttcggattgagttgaaattttgacagcagctttaaaaaatcccaaaattcATTGTGAACgatgaagatcggatttgaatgTATCTATCAGCTTCATTATTTGTTTAAACGTGCAGCTCCATAATTACTTTTTTCGTCTCTTCTCGTTACTTTtcctccaatccttgcatctcacaaaaacaacaacaaatacgcataaaatctactcgatacatcacaaaatccaagtcaaatcatatgaaaattaagtgcataaaatgcacttatcaattggCTTGGAACCTAGCACAAAGACATACTGCAAAGACAATGTCGGGTCTACTGGCTGTTAAATACAGTAGTGATCCAATGAGACCCTGATACATTGTTGCATCAACTGGTATTCCCCCTTCGTCCTtgtcaagcttaattgatgcaCCCATGGGAGTAGTTGCAACTATGCAGTTTTCCATGACAAATTTTTCTTTAGTTCCTTGGTGTATTTAGTTTGGCTGATAAATGTCTCATTCTCCATTTGCcgaacttgcaatccaagaatgaaatttaattcacccatcatgctcatcttgAATTTTTCCTACATTAACTTAGAAAATTTTGTGCAcagtttggggttagttgacccaaagatagtatcatcaacatatatttgtacTAGTAGTGTGTGATCACATTTTGTGAATTTAAATAGAGTCTTATCAACTGTGCCTATGGTAAATTCGTGTTCAAGAAGAAATTGAGTTAAAGTGTCTTACCAAGCTCTATGAGCCTGTTTCAGTCCATATagagatttatttaaatgttaaaCATGATCTGGGAATAGATGGTTGACAAATCTaggtggttgttcaacaaagACTTTCTCTTGAAGGTTGCCATTTAAGAAAGCAATTTTGACATCCATCTGATAAACCTTGAAATCCTTGAAAGATGCATAAGCAAGGAACATTCTTATGGCTTCCAGTCTAGCTACTGGtgcataagtctcatcataatcaattcctTCCTCTTGCTTATACCCTTGGGCTACCAACCTAGATTTGTTCCTAATGACAGTTCCATCTTCATTAAGATTATTTTTGAAGACCCATCGAGTTCCTATAATAGTTTGATAAGATGGTCTTGGAACAAGATCCCAGACTAAGTTTCTTGTAAACTGATTGAGCTCTTCTTGCATGGCTTCTATCCAACAGCTATCAGCCAGTGcatcttcaattttctttggtTCTACTTGAGATATGAAGACTACATGAAGAAGTTCCTTGATCATTTGTCCTCGTGTACTTAGTGGTGCTGTAGGATTACCTATCACCAAATTTATTGGATGCTTCTTGGACCATTTCAGTCTTGATTCAGGGTGATTCTCAGTGTGCACATTTTTTTCTTGGGTTTGATCAGACACATTGTCGTAGCAAAATTCTGTGCCTTTAGTGTGTAAGTGACGTTCTTGAGCCTCAAGCTGTTGTGCTTCACCTTCCTCAACTGGGTGAGTTTGGTGAGTGTTAACTGGTTGATCAAAGCCATGACCCTCAAATACTGGTTCCACTAGTTCAGGTTCAGGAGTTTGAAGTGACCTGATGAGTGGTGTGAAGTCATCGTCACTGTCATTTTCCAGTTGAATTTCCTGAAATAGATCTGAGATTTGATGAGAATTAGTTGAGATTTTAGTAGATGGATTctaatggactgggcctctgcGCTCTGCTAACCCTCTCTGGGCAGACCCAGCCATACCCATGGCCTATTCCCCTCCTGTTGGGGAATTTCATGCCCTCTCCAAGACTtgaaccttgcactccaggaTAAGTACAAAGTGCACTCCAGGAATTCCAAAAACCTaattaagatgatcaaattatcaaaaatcaaaaaggATACAGATTTATTTTTACTATGATCAACttgtagtaaaaatatcataactatttcATCTTTTACCCAAAAGAGTAGAATTATATATCCAAACACATCTAaacaaaattttctacgtgttctatgttgaatgaaaaggctgaatcggttgtctaaggcatcaaacatgccaattaaagttgggtcatgatattgacattcaaggtgacaagcacccaccaactttactattctacatttaatgagccttggactcttgctctcatttggcctataaatagatgtgttttataagctttgtagtgtgtaaaagtgtagagaaattcttcacttgtaaaataaatattgtgtgtgtaagaataagagtttgagtgtgcatatttctccaagtttaagtatgaaatttcttttatccttactcttgagtatTATGTTCATGGGAAGCTAAatccttttatgtcaaggtgaaaaggtttcattgttggtcaagtaagattgtttatatttagtatattctttccttttctatttttatttattttttactaattgatctttatttgtaggtataatttggatgatttattgttatctatgtatatcaaatatttggtaCCTTAAATGTGGCTACCTTGATTtattgtcaaatatgatacaataaatactacaataattatatactataaatatttgtatcaatttataataaagtcatatatattatttagagaATAGCATGGCTCTGCCGGtcgttctaaataatatattttgatttgaactaaaatttactttctcgcaactaacatttacttttccgtaactaaaatttatatttccgcaactaacatttactttctcgcatctaacataaaaaaagtcatatattttatttagacaatagtgTGGCTCTACcgtttttataaataaaatattgtgatttgacctaacatttacttttatgtcaatttatatatatatatatatatatatatatatatatatatatattatgggtatcatgtattaaatatcggttaatctgatattaatatagtggaaactatattatatgatatacttgtttaaatatttaattgttcttttatgtttatatttacgcatctatatatatatatatatatatatatatatatattataggtatcatgtattaaatatcggttaatctgatattaatatagtgggaactatattatatgatatacttgtttaaatatttaattgttcttttatgtttatgtttattttagtttcttttatttatttttgttaagcaatcttaaataaaccaacaatgaacctttgaagccttgacaattttataatttgtgtatttgaagttttataataatatttccatctataatatatcattgctaaaattaaacttacaacatcctctccgtggattgatctcgtactcacgagtatattacttgcagacaacctacacttgggtgaattacaatttaagttgtagcaagtttttggcgccgttgccgggaaggtataaattaagtttaatttttgttatttatgttatttatgtaaataatatgttgtttttaattgtatgattgtttgagtcgtaaacaaagtggtagacttgttcgagtatctgaaaatattttaaacatggaggataattataataataaagatgataataataataataataataataataataataataataataataataataataataataataataataataataataataataataataataataataataataataataataataataataataataataatcaagaatatgaacaaccaagaacacttaggcaccatatgaatccaataagaactagtacaccatcttgtttagtttttcctcctgatgcgtctaatttcaattttaagccacaaatcattcaaattttaccaaattttcatgccctagattctgaaaatccatatttgcatttaagagaatttgaggaggtttgcaacacttataatgaccaaaattgtagcatggatattgttcgattaaagcttttttcttttttcttaacagataaagctaaaacatggttgcaaaatttgagatcaagttcaatacgATCATGGGAAGAagtgcaacaacaatttctaaaaaagttttttccttcccatagaacatactcttttaaaaaataaattacaactttttctcaaaaacaagagaaaacattttatcaatgttgggatagatataaagagttacttaatacattcccacatcatggttttgaaatatgaagGATAGTTTCtgacttttatgaaggtttaatacctaaagatagacaaatgatagaattcatgtgtaatggaacttttgaagataaaaacccaaatgaagctatggaatatttggagtcattagcagaaaatgctcaaaattgggataatatacgctcaattgaaccaccaagtaaaactaataattcaacaaatggggttggtatttatcatcttaaagatgatgtagatattcaagctaaacttgcatctttagcaagaaaaatcgagtcattagaaatgaaaaagagtgatcaattaaaaagtgttcaagaaattgtttgtcatatatatgacacacatgatcattttacaaaaaattgtccaactttgccttcatttaaagaatattgtctccatgaacaagccaattatgttaacaattttaaaaaaccaacattataTCCTTTTTGacaaacatataatcctggttggagaaatcatcctaattttagttggaagaacgataataatgcacaaccttcacaacaaccttctcaaaataaccaaaatcatcaaggttatgctccttatatcccacctccaagaaaatattttgaagatgaaattcatgcatacattcaaaagcaagagtctatcaatattcaaaacattcaatctatgaatgatttgaaagaaacttttgcaaaatttgcatctgcacttaatattcatgaaaaaggaaaattttcatctcaaccacaacctaatcctaaaaatcaaaatcaagagaaatttgatcaagtaaaatctgttattactcttagaagtgaaAAAAttgttaatgatccatatagttatgaaaacaaaaatcaattaaactcaaagagtaaggattcaaatcctgatacttttgagaaagatgatgctttgggtcctaaaaataagaaagttgatgataaattatctgaagtaatatttgagtcaaataaacatgttcctttttctcatgcattagttaataataaaaaacaaaaaatgattttgatatttataaagtctttaaacaagtaaaaataaatattccattattagatgctattaaacaagtaccTTCTTAtgcaaattttttaaaagatttatgtactgtgaaaagacaattacatgtaaagaagaaagcattcttaacggatcaagtaagttctattattaaaaataattcttcttgaaatataaagatactggttgtccaacaatttcatgtactattggaaaaaataaaattaaaaaagctttgttagatttgggagcaagtgtgaatttacttccttattcagtttatgaaaaacttaagttgggagatttaaaacctacatctgttactcttctactagccgataggtcaatcaaaatacctggaggtatcgtagaagatgtgttagttcaagtggataaattcatatatcttgtggattttattgtcttggatacacaaccagTAAAGGTGCATAatgaaattccagtaatattgggacgtgTATTTCtcgcaacttcaaatgctttaattaattgtcgaaatggaataatgaaattatgTTTTAGAAATATGACTTTATAACTTAATGTTTTCAATTTAAGTAAACAACTATGTATTACTGaaatgaagatgataatgcaataaaAACTATCATAGAAGAATGTcaacaagaaaacttaaatcaacaatctgatgtttgtttaatgaaaaattttgactcgaaaaatttttttgaatcaaaattatttgaagaaaacaatcaacttgaagaagaaaaagaaaatttagtagccgatcatttatcaaaaataatatctgaatcatctcaaaacaaaataccaataaatgaaaatttttcggatgatcaactattttatgctactactatgccttggtttgctaatattgtaaattttcttgtgacaaataaaatatcttctcattggagtttacaagataaaaataaattcttgaaagaggtaaaaaaaaatttattgggatgatccttatttatttaagtattttccTGATcaatttttcgacgatgcatacccgacaatgaggtaagtagtgtcattaaattttgtcattttgAGGTATGTAGAGATCAATTGTTGTCAAAGAAAACAACTAAAAATGCAAAGATTTTAAAGAGAAAATAAAAgtttttcatgataaaaatattatgaagaaatcttttgaaattggacaaaaagttttactttataattcttgCTTGCATTTGTTTTCAGGAAAAATTAGATCGCGATGGTgtggaccatttattgttaaatttgtttATCCTCATGGTGTTGTTGATGttaaaaatcccaaaaatattaatttatttaaatttaatgggcAAAAACTTAAACCATTTTTAGAAAATGAAATTCTTGATGAAAattttatgcctttatatgatccaacttaattcttattaatattttcattttatttttgcagaaattagttcacttcccggttaagtgaCGGATAACGGTACTCTGTGGCTCTTATAGTCGGTTAAATTGGTTTCCCACAATAACtgatccaaaaataaaaaaaatattttgctttattttcaaaatggaatatgctatcaaataacatggaaaatatttatcttcttttgtttctaaaaaatttATGAGAATGATCAATGAAGACAGgcgtgaaagattgagaatgcttatgaAAAAAGGAATTCCGGAGaatattcgtcttataattgaagctAAGGTTCGAATAGGTGgcgaagttccaaaattcttacatgTTCAAAATATGTCTATACTAGGAAAAAGCACCTATGCAAAGAAAAGGAGGGCCAAcaggttagatgtttgtcataaatGTGCCCGATGGACTTGTGATAGAcgatgcagatctttgggatatgtttccacaaatagagaagataaaattgatttcattaagaatgagCTGAGTAAGGAGTCAttagatgatatctcattgactcttgagacgcattctagtggagatgtgCAAGGTCAAATTCTCCATTTATGaaaactattccaagcgcagcgtcatggtaatggtcttgggaatctgactaaaaaagagcctatttgccaatttataagaaaattggatggtaagccaaccctcgactcataaatattgaatccatttctggatgTAAACCAGAGGAACACTGTGATccacaatcacatcactgtttatacgcatgcatgctattattatatattattatttttattgttttcgtTATTATGTTCACACCAGTATTCCTATTTCTGTCGTATTTCTTGTTTCccttataaaatcactcaactatctctatatttttgtagaaaataaaaaaaaatggcaggatcttcttcacaaaaattgaaaaatatttgtgtcttttgtggttctaatactggaaagaatgaaatatttgttgatgcagcaattaatcttggaaaaaagttagcagagagaaaaattcacttggtatACGGATgaggcaatattgggttaatgggatctatttcaacagcagctcatcttggaggtagtcaagttttgggtattattcctacagctttagctgaaggaaatattacaggttTTACGAttggggaagagttgaaagtttcaacaatgtacgagagaataactaaaatgataaaaaattctgatgcttttattgtcttacctggtggttttggtactttagaagaaatttttcatgttgtttcttgggcacaacttaatatccataataaacctgttggtttgttgaatatcaataactattatgatgatttgttgacttttcttgatgtagctgtgaaacaaaatttcatttcagaaaattcacgaaggatgctcatctATGCTTCGAATGAtgaccaattaattgatgatctccaagcttttgttcatcaactgattcggctataacaaagatcaattggtctcaaccaaccagtaagaaaaggaaactggatcattgattcaacatgtagtgagttggtttgtgtttgttcctcatcttcaataaatttcaggtgatatctctttcatcatgtactctatatttttcttttaaaaaaactaaaaaaaaaatgtcatattcaggtttgggggagggtttataaaaataaaaaaatattgctataataatatatattttctttttcaatgtCAGGGTAAGGAGTCAAAAAATACTGAgacacatttgtttttatttatcgtattatcacaatagattagattttaatatttcgtatatattcaaattgcaaactactaagaaaatgaagtcttttttttttatatatatgtttgtttacacttctttatcaatttaatagaaaatatataattgatgggatataagttataaataactatatatttgtctgttttaaaataacatattttctaaaacttttatgagtatatagttaaaattatattgattgaatgaataataacatgtataattaaagaaattaatttgtaaaagtgcaatatatacttacataaattttgtgagtgagaggtgagaattgaaaaaaacaacttataagcttttattgattattaagaaatgtttgattactagattaaacccattttgaaaaaaaacaaaaaaacattgTGCACAtaaaaattggctgcaaagttgtttgaagtttgattgtaatgatgtagagtattaatatctctactataattatcaatataatagatttacctcataataaataaataaataaataaactttgaaaaaaaaaaaatgttacattttcagagtttattggaggtattgTTTTTTGACTGGAGGTATTTggttatgtaaaaaaaatttgcagccaagtaaaaaaaatagaaagaaaaaagaatacaaaaacaaaaacaaaatgagtttattctttgtaaattatcctatcttattttcaatattacgttatttgattgtctgttTTACATATTATCCATTTTcaatgagtgtataatttttttccaactccatgagtgaaaaaaaactatatatgaaatactttaacccgagagaatatggagttgagaattttacattaatattcctgatattatacatgttatgaaaatgaattctattatcattttgattatattattctcaaagtttttagaaaatatttatataaaaaattatatatatatttaatatttttatattgtgtgaaatatatatgtatatcccATCCAATTATGtattaatatattggttgataataagatttataaataaagcttcattaaaattatgaagttgtattattttagtgttatgtgtttatatttaaatgttttactaaaaatgttatattttaCGATTTGCAcaggtttgataaaaataaaattactcaagctacaaaggtcttattggagtaatctcaaatccttTAGCATCaaaaaagaggcatcttcaactttgtagaagacaaggaattccaaaaacctcattaagatgatcaaattatcaaaaataaaaaagaagacaGATTTACTTATACTATAACCAGCTtatagtaaa comes from the Henckelia pumila isolate YLH828 chromosome 1, ASM3356847v2, whole genome shotgun sequence genome and includes:
- the LOC140874309 gene encoding uncharacterized protein; this encodes MENCIVATTPMGASIKLDKDEGGIPVDATMYQGLIGSLLYLTASRPDIVFAQNQFRGEATEDPNLHLRTFLEIADTVKIHGVTEDTIRLRLFSFSLRYNARSWLQSLPLGSITTWEDMTSKFLAKYFPFAKSAQLKIEITTFKQQDHKLLYESWEHYKEFLRKGPNQNFPDWEQIELFYNGLNGPTRLSVDAATGGSIFSKFPADAYEMLEQMTINSYQWLNERSAIRKPAGIHELAALTKGNKVSIKTASLATFVNSPDDEGRSSLEDLVGNFISESTKRFERTENKLDNMEIHLTNVGASMKNLEIQIGQLANALMNQQRGSFPSNTEVNPREQCKVVIFRSDKELGTDKPKAVDDEEVEEIVVESEKSDSQNSSKSAVVPEKPPVPKMPHYAKFMKDVMARKRKLKEFETVKSLELGEVKPTTITVQLADRSLTYPRGVVEDVLVKVDKLIFSADFVVFDMEEDQDVPLILGRPFLATGRALIDVQEGELTLRVGGEAVTFNIYKTTNYQDKVRACNHIDLFDSSVNNFGVGIELKSGRNPKVAKKVKNKAKSKMIFEYVWRVKERNKTSSKVTGIG